One Belonocnema kinseyi isolate 2016_QV_RU_SX_M_011 chromosome 6, B_treatae_v1, whole genome shotgun sequence genomic region harbors:
- the LOC117175435 gene encoding uncharacterized protein LOC117175435, producing MADMPPSLGGSKQPSDLTGRGAEERMDRDWTSVSLRKCKRTSGSGSISHSISSASNSIRARTSKKPDYTGAPCSKINAANLNSHVPSVSNPVVYNIGSDVYSVRVSSVHGYRQIISSLEKQCFEYYFYKNEESLPIKLVMKNISVPFPEDSVFAELNEEGSNHTVENCNATACKTCSQKHHTVLHPENKNKKCFQTNHASLHNSLPSQVLLSTARINILDNKGVPHAYRALLDNGSQLHFMTEKLAEKLGLKQREIEIPLGGVNQMTSSVSKITRTTIQSRLNKYSTDLTFLITPEVNSQAPSEPLNRVELKIPSNIHLADPEFHRPSEIDILIGAEIFLKLLCVGQMSLANGNVIIQKTHFGWILGGKTPGVAGPIAAKCNLSFNLLNKKICEIWEIETGPNERTKSHEENACEIHFQANTRRDSATGRYIVKLPFKEDSNGLGESYSHALKRFHSLERSLGRNPELKDKYAIIKQSSLTTKLGTVFDASAKTSNGNSLNDILMVGPNIQQELFSLLIRFRSHIFAITADIEKMYRQILVNENDQKFQNILWQENSHQPVKIFRLKTVTYGTSSASFLANRTLVQLADDECGSYSCASVALREDFYMDDLISGARTIEEAKQLIAELMTVTRKGGMNLRKWVSNVPELIRSLSKDFSDTYFSLDLGDTTKALGVYWNPNPDSFFYTVKQSRLDAPVTKRNILSEIAELFDPLGLLGPVILTPKILMQNLWQLNIGWDESVPPEIEESWLDLKQNLALLREIEINRKIVVDNYVSLQMHGYCDASEKAFAACIYVRSSDKRGMYFTQLVCSKSRVAPLKTLSLPRLELCAAVLLSKLYSTVSQALRRLHIEKTIFWCDSTITLHWINSPPNTLKPFVGNRVAEIQSLTQSLE from the exons ATGGCAGACATGCCTCCTAGTCTAGGAGGAAGTAAACAGCCATCGGACTTAACAGGAAGAGGCGCCGAAGAAAGGATGGACAGAGACTGGACCAGCGTTTCATTAAGGAAGTGTAAGAGAACATCAGGATCAGGTTCGATCTCTCACTCCATTTCTAGTGCAAGTAATAGCATCAGGGCGAGAACATCAAAGAAACCCGACTATACGGGAGCACCATGCTCAAAAATTAACGCGGCAAATTTAAATTCACACGTACCATCAGTATCG AACCCCGTCGTATATAACATAGGCTCCGACGTCTACTCCGTCCGTGTTTCGTCTGTACATGGCTATCGTCAAATTATCTCTAGCCTAGAGAAGCAATGTTTCGAGTACTACTTCTACAAGAACGAAGAGTCACTTCCTATTAAGCTCgtaatgaaaaacatttctgtTCCTTTCCCTGAAGATTCAGTATTTGCTGAACTTAACGAAGAAGG GTCCAATCATACCGTCGAAAATTGTAATGCCACAGCATGCAAGACTTGTAGCCAGAAACATCACACTGTCCTCCatccggaaaataaaaataaaaaatgcttccaGACCAATCACGCTAGCTTGCATAACTCTTTACCGTCTCAAGTTTTATTGTCGACTGCTAGGATTAACATCTTAGATAACAAGGGAGTTCCTCATGCGTATAGGGCTCTGTTAGACAACGGGTCTCAGTTGCATTTCATGACTGAGAAACTAGCCGAGAAATTAGGCCTGAAGCAACGGGAGATTGAGATTCCTCTCGGTGGAGTGAATCAAATGACCTCTAGTGTAAGCAAAATAACAAGGACAACTATCCAATCCCGGTTAAACAAATATTCGACAGATCTGACCTTCCTCATAACGCCGGAGGTAAATAGTCAGGCACCAAGCGAACCATTGAATAGGGtggagttgaaaattccttccaaTATCCATCTTGCCGATCCGGAGTTTCACAGACCATCAGAAATCGACATACTGATCGGTGCTGAGATATTTCTGAAATTGCTGTGTGTCGGACAAATGTCTTTAGCTAACGGTAacgtaattattcaaaaaactcaTTTCGGATGGATTCTGGGAGGAAAAACGCCTGGTGTAGCAGGTCCAATTGCCGCCAAGTGCAATTTATCATTCAAtttattaaacaagaaaatttgtgaaatttgggAAATTGAAACTGGACCTAACGAAAGAACTAAATCTCACGAAGAAAACGCATGCGAAATTCACTTCCAAGCAAATACGCGCCGCGATTCCGCAACCGGCCGTTATATCGTGAAACTTCCGTTTAAGGAAGATTCAAACGGACTCGGCGAGTCATACTCTCATGCACTCAAACGATTTCACTCGCTAGAACGATCGTTAGGTAGGAATCCtgaattaaaagataaatatgcCATAATTAAACAATCTAGCTTAACAACAAAACTTGGAACCGTTTTTGACGCGTCAGCGAAAACATCCAACGGGAATTCTTTGAACGATATACTCATGGTAGGTCCCAATATCCAGCAAGAGCTTTTCTCACTGCTGATCCGATTTAGATCACATATATTCGCAATCACCGCCGACATTGAGAAAATGTATCGGCAAATACTGgtgaatgaaaatgatcaaaagtTTCAGAACATTTTGTGGCAAGAAAATTCTCATCAACCTGTAAAAATCTTCCGATTAAAGACGGTCACCTATGGTACGTCATCTGCCTCGTTTTTAGCAAATCGAACGTTGGTGCAACTTGCTGATGATGAATGCGGATCGTACTCATGTGCTTCTGTCGCATTACGAGAGGATTTTTACATGGATGATTTGATATCAGGCGCGAGAACAATCGAAGAAGCTAAGCAATTAATTGCCGAATTGATGACGGTTACGCGCAAGGGTGGCATGAATTTAAGGAAATGGGTTTCTAATGTACCCGAGCTTATCAGATCATTATCTAAAGATTTTAGTGACACTTATTTTAGTCTAGACTTAGGCGATACAACAAAGGCACTCGGTGTTTATTGGAATCCCAACCCCGACTCATTTTTTTATACTGTCAAGCAATCAAGGTTAGATGCGCCGGTAACGAAAAGGAACATTTTATCAGAAATAGCTGAATTATTCGACCCGCTAGGCTTACTAGGTCCTGTTATCTTAACACCGAAAATCCTTATGCAGAACTTGTGGCAATTGAACATCGGTTGGGACGAATCGGTTCCCCCTGAAATAGAAGAGTCCTGGTTGGATCTCAAACAAAATTTAGCGCTCCTCCGAGAAATCGAAATCAATCGAAAAATAGTCGTCGATAATTATGTCTCGCTTCAAATGCACGGTTATTGTGATGCCAGTGAAAAGGCATTCGCGGCCTGTATTTATGTTAGATCATCTGACAAACGCGGAATGTATTTTACTCAATTGGTATGCTCGAAATCTAGAGTCGCGCCATTGAAAACGTTATCTTTACCCCGCCTAGAACTCTGTGCTGCAGTTCTATTATCTAAATTATACTCAACTGTCTCTCAAGCCTTACGAAGACTTCATATCGAAAAGACCATTTTTTGGTGCGATTCTACCATAACGTTACATTGGATAAATAGTCCCCCTAATACTTTGAAACCCTTCGTCGGAAATCGAGTTGCGGAAATCCAATCGCTGACACAATCTCTCGAATGA
- the LOC117175436 gene encoding uncharacterized protein LOC117175436, giving the protein MLESKKRIEGRLVSLSPILDSEGVLRVGGRLRNSDLNYGQKHPILLPQNHNVTALIIRDQHLKLLHGGSQATLNATRNNYWIINEKTTVKKVIRKCVICCRANPLVPTYGMGDLPKNRTIFKRAFLHTGVDYWSPFYIKEKKFRNRIKVKIYVAIFVCFATKAVHIEVVSDLTTEAFLACLSRFFSRRGKSADLYSDNGTNLVGAKNEIDSICNFLNSEEHNDTMSRVLANHRISWHCIPPRSPHFGGLWEAAVKSFKRHWIRVIGERVLTYEEFTTLATEIEAILNSRPLTSIPSNPNDLTALTPGHFLIGDYIKGVPEHDLKGLPSGRLSSWQQVQQMKQHFWTRWNKEYLHELTVRKKWHKGATTDIKIGNIVTIRDDNQPPMRWMLGRVIAVHPGEDGVVRVVTLKTENGECKRSVKNLSPLPIDNN; this is encoded by the coding sequence ATGCTTGAATCGAAAAAACGAATCGAAGGGAGATTAGTTTCACTCTCTCCTATTTTGGATTCGGAAGGTGTACTCAGGGTTGGCGGTAGATTAAGAAATTCCGATCTCAATTATGGTCAAAAACATCCGATTTTATTACCACAGAATCATAATGTCACAGCACTTATCATACGCGATCAACACTTGAAACTACTGCACGGTGGCTCTCAAGCGACGCTTAATGCTACGCGAAACAATTACTggattataaatgaaaaaacaacGGTAAAAAAGGTAATCCGAAAATGCGTCATTTGTTGCCGTGCTAATCCGTTAGTTCCCACTTACGGGATGGGGGATCTTCCGAAAAATCGGACTATTTTTAAAAGGGCTTTCCTTCATACAGGGGTCGATTACTGGAGTCCTTTTTATATTAAGGAAAAGAAATTCCGAAATCGAATCAAAGTTAAAATCTACGTCGCTATTTTTGTATGTTTCGCGACTAAAGCGGTACACATAGAAGTGGTCAGTGACTTGACCACTGAAGCTTTTCTAGCATGTCTGAGTCGATTCTTTTCTAGACGCGGAAAGAGCGCGGACCTTTACTCCGATAACGGTACTAATTTGGTGGGCGCAAAAAACGAAATCGATagtatttgtaactttttgaactCTGAAGAACACAACGATACCATGTCTCGAGTCCTCGCTAATCATCGCATTAGTTGGCATTGCATCCCCCCACGTTCACCACACTTTGGTGGATTATGGGAGGCTGCGGTGAAATCCTTTAAGCGCCACTGGATTCGCGTTATCGGAGAAAGGGTTCTAACCTACGAAGAGTTTACAACGCTTGCAACTGAGATAGAGGCTATCCTGAATTCACGTCCCTTGACCTCCATACCCTCTAATCCTAACGATTTGACAGCTCTAACTCCAGGTCACTTTTTGATAGGTGACTATATAAAAGGTGTACCCGAGCACGACCTGAAGGGCTTGCCGTCGGGACGACTTTCGTCCTGGCAACAAGTCCAACAGATGAAGCAACACTTTTGGACTCGGTGGAACAAAGAATATCTCCACGAGTTGACTGTGCGGAAAAAGTGGCATAAGGGTGCCACGACTGACATCAAGATAGGTAATATTGTAACGATCCGAGATGACAATCAGCCTCCCATGCGTTGGATGCTTGGCCGTGTTATCGCCGTGCATCCAGGAGAAGATGGAGTTGTCCGCGTAGTCACTCTCAAAACCGAAAATGGCGAATGTAAGCGTAGCGTAAAAAACTTATCACCTCTGCCGATTGACAACAATTAG